In Chloroherpetonaceae bacterium, one DNA window encodes the following:
- a CDS encoding DJ-1/PfpI family protein, with protein MKKAVLVTFDKFTDIDIFLAWDLLNRVKIRYKEFQVKIVGTETYHKSVCGLDLKTHGLIEECNDADIVFFGSGPGTRNVIKDENYLKRFNLDPNSQIICSMCSGALIIAALGHLTGLSATTYPTAFEALKSYGVEVLDNKHLVIHGNIGTAAGCLAAVDLVGWAIEKLYDNKVREDVIASVLQIGQGQVCLY; from the coding sequence ATGAAAAAAGCTGTATTAGTAACATTTGACAAGTTCACAGACATTGATATTTTTTTAGCGTGGGACTTGCTTAACCGAGTTAAAATTCGTTACAAAGAGTTTCAAGTAAAAATTGTTGGAACAGAAACATACCACAAATCTGTGTGCGGGCTTGACCTGAAAACTCACGGACTTATTGAAGAGTGCAATGATGCGGACATTGTATTTTTTGGAAGTGGACCCGGGACAAGAAATGTTATCAAGGACGAAAATTATTTAAAACGGTTCAACCTTGACCCCAACAGTCAAATTATTTGTTCTATGTGTTCAGGTGCATTAATTATTGCCGCACTTGGACATTTAACAGGACTTTCTGCAACAACTTATCCTACTGCATTTGAGGCTTTGAAAAGTTATGGTGTTGAGGTTTTAGACAACAAACATTTGGTGATACACGGAAATATCGGAACAGCAGCAGGATGTTTAGCAGCAGTTGACTTGGTTGGTTGGGCTATTGAAAAATTATACGATAACAAAGTTAGGGAAGATGTGATCGCATCAGTATTACAAATTGGACAAGGGCAAGTATGCTTATATTAA